Proteins from one Gimesia maris genomic window:
- a CDS encoding ThiF family adenylyltransferase, which produces MNLLSDRFVRQSDLVPQEKLKSLSVTVIGVGAIGRQVALQLAALGVRQLQLIDFDIVEPTNITTQGYLAADLGKLKVEATARALQAIDTSLKTETSTDRFRPGLVTGEAVFVCVDSISSRAAIWRALQHRCSFWCDGRMRGEVLRILTAVDSKSRDHYDSSLFTQAEAQTGACTSRSTIYTASIAAGLMLHQFTRWLRQIQDDADLTLNLLSGEIMVY; this is translated from the coding sequence ATGAATCTTCTATCCGATCGTTTTGTCCGCCAGTCAGATTTGGTGCCTCAGGAAAAACTTAAATCGTTGTCTGTCACCGTCATTGGCGTGGGGGCCATTGGTCGTCAGGTGGCGTTGCAACTGGCAGCATTGGGAGTTCGGCAGCTGCAGTTAATTGACTTCGACATTGTTGAGCCGACCAACATCACCACCCAGGGATACCTTGCGGCGGATCTTGGGAAGCTCAAAGTGGAAGCTACAGCGCGTGCGCTGCAAGCCATTGATACCAGTCTGAAAACAGAAACAAGTACGGATCGTTTTCGGCCTGGCCTGGTGACAGGAGAAGCTGTGTTTGTCTGCGTGGATTCCATCAGCAGTCGGGCCGCCATCTGGCGGGCATTACAACATCGGTGTTCGTTCTGGTGTGATGGGCGGATGCGAGGCGAGGTGCTGAGAATTCTGACTGCCGTGGATTCGAAGTCGCGGGACCACTATGACTCATCATTGTTCACCCAGGCGGAAGCACAAACCGGTGCCTGCACGTCTCGCAGTACGATTTACACGGCCAGTATCGCCGCGGGATTGATGCTGCATCAGTTCACACGTTGGCTGCGTCAAATTCAAGATGATGCGGATCTGACACTCAATCTGTTGTCTGGGGAAATTATGGTCTATTGA